The Heyndrickxia vini genome contains a region encoding:
- a CDS encoding glutamate synthase subunit beta, with the protein MATSTEFIDIKRAKPLEVEPVERVKDWNEYQKPFSEKKVKQQASRCMDCGTPFCQIGLNINSSTSGCPLYNLIPEWNALVHQGKWCEAFLRLAKTNNFPEFTARACPAPCEGSCTAGIPSEPVTIKSIEKAIIDRAFSEGWVKPRIPRKKTGLKIAVIGSGPAGLTAADDLNQLGHSVTVFEREDRFGGLLMYGIPNMKIDKSHVQRRIDLLKEEGIEFRANINVGVDLSIEELQSSFDSVLLCIGAEKPRELTIEGRQLEGIYPAMEYLTASTKHYLQPSHSNEPKITAKDKRVIVIGGGDTGADCVATALRQGCKSVIQFGKHGKLPLRRQKDNPWPENPHVFSLDYAYEEAVNLFGEDPRQYFIQTQSFIGNENGEVKGLKTTYFNQDDQETRYWEADLVLIAIGFEGVKDEYFQTINRSNNRISTPTNSYQTNLEGVYTAGDARRGQSLIVWAIQEGKKAALEIDNFLKARHC; encoded by the coding sequence ATGGCTACTTCTACGGAATTTATCGATATAAAAAGGGCTAAGCCTTTAGAAGTTGAACCCGTTGAACGCGTGAAAGATTGGAACGAATATCAAAAACCTTTTTCAGAAAAAAAGGTAAAACAACAAGCGTCGCGTTGCATGGATTGCGGCACACCATTTTGCCAAATTGGACTGAACATCAATTCGAGTACGAGCGGATGTCCCTTATATAATCTGATTCCCGAATGGAATGCGTTAGTCCATCAAGGAAAATGGTGTGAAGCATTTTTACGCTTAGCGAAAACAAATAATTTCCCTGAGTTTACCGCAAGAGCATGTCCCGCACCTTGTGAAGGTTCATGCACGGCGGGCATACCAAGTGAACCCGTTACAATTAAAAGCATTGAAAAAGCGATTATCGACCGCGCCTTTTCAGAAGGTTGGGTCAAACCACGAATCCCGCGCAAAAAAACCGGACTAAAAATAGCGGTTATCGGTTCGGGTCCAGCTGGTTTAACAGCAGCTGATGATCTCAATCAATTAGGACATTCCGTTACAGTTTTTGAACGCGAGGACCGTTTCGGCGGTCTTCTCATGTATGGGATTCCTAATATGAAAATTGATAAATCACATGTTCAAAGAAGAATTGATTTATTAAAAGAGGAAGGTATTGAGTTTCGAGCGAATATCAATGTTGGAGTTGATCTTTCAATAGAAGAACTTCAATCATCTTTCGATTCAGTCTTATTATGCATCGGGGCAGAAAAGCCGCGGGAGCTTACGATTGAAGGCCGGCAATTAGAAGGAATATATCCTGCAATGGAATATTTAACTGCGAGCACAAAACATTACTTACAACCATCTCATTCCAATGAACCGAAAATTACTGCGAAAGATAAACGAGTCATTGTCATCGGCGGTGGTGATACTGGAGCCGATTGTGTCGCTACTGCCCTTCGTCAAGGCTGCAAAAGTGTCATTCAGTTCGGAAAACATGGGAAGTTACCGTTGCGAAGACAGAAGGATAATCCATGGCCAGAAAACCCTCATGTATTTTCACTTGATTATGCCTATGAAGAGGCGGTTAATCTTTTTGGTGAAGATCCAAGACAATATTTTATTCAAACACAATCCTTTATTGGGAATGAAAACGGTGAAGTAAAAGGATTAAAAACGACTTATTTTAATCAAGATGATCAAGAAACACGCTATTGGGAAGCAGACCTTGTTCTCATAGCCATTGGTTTTGAAGGGGTAAAAGATGAATATTTCCAAACAATCAACCGTTCGAACAACCGAATCTCCACTCCAACTAACAGCTATCAAACAAACCTCGAAGGAGTGTATACAGCCGGCGATGCCCGCAGGGGCCAAAGTTTGATTGTTTGGGCCATTCAAGAAGGGAAAAAAGCTGCATTGGAGATTGATAATTTTTTAAAAGCAAGGCATTGTTAA